In Aristaeella hokkaidonensis, the following are encoded in one genomic region:
- a CDS encoding FAD-binding protein, which translates to MKKWIALLLSLVMIMSVMNIAVAQEPLTATVAGFGGDVTVTVEVDGEGKIVSIAADGSTQTPDVGGKAANDLNEGVLAGLAGTELAELDAAGIEGITGATVTSEAIKTALEMIKAEATGAEAAPVQDGTYTVTVPAYSVTEQMTLNITFEGGKLTKIETVTAGNTPVIFATVEENLYPRLIENQSLETDVITGATVASGAVKQAVEKAIEMAGGSVADWHKPVAKSDAVVELNDYDVIVVGLGGAGMTAYLSAAESGATVFGIEKAAKVGGNSTNTSGPMAINPPSRVEANGGQIVPPEELLADWAEYTTIDGQQDAKLDVVEMFINNSGETLDWMEKYSFQFGDEMKAFFHPAGWKVWTSYAGKDGKTKDEAYVEAMEAAKAMNEKNDYKLELTATELLVEDGKVAGVKAVAADGTTYLVHGKSVILATGGFIGDEELSNEYIHGVWRTEAMTQCDGAGIKMAQNAVNANLYNLDVVPVSHIAQVYNIVRNDDLTADQKAILTSLALDKAYPVVGEDGVKVNDKIGMFFAFDVWAAGPTYYVIYSENEMNGFKENGLAAANTPMFLAQGGTVEAGVPVADLDQILSVGEAYGDVFKADSLAALADQLGLEKLTENVEDQGGAYYAIKGASYVYSTCGGVEVDTNLNVVDVDGNPVSGLYAVGNDSLGVLLASEKAYVTYGGAAAGWALTSGRLAGAYATAYAKGE; encoded by the coding sequence ATGAAGAAATGGATTGCTCTTCTTCTGAGTCTGGTGATGATCATGAGCGTCATGAACATTGCCGTGGCCCAGGAACCGCTGACTGCTACAGTGGCAGGTTTCGGCGGAGACGTAACAGTGACCGTTGAGGTGGATGGCGAAGGCAAGATCGTCTCCATCGCTGCGGACGGATCTACACAGACGCCTGATGTAGGCGGCAAAGCGGCCAATGACCTGAACGAGGGTGTGCTGGCTGGACTGGCTGGCACAGAACTGGCTGAACTGGACGCTGCCGGAATCGAAGGAATCACCGGCGCGACCGTGACCTCTGAAGCGATCAAGACCGCTCTGGAGATGATCAAGGCAGAAGCTACCGGAGCGGAAGCGGCTCCTGTGCAGGACGGCACCTACACCGTGACTGTGCCCGCTTATTCCGTGACCGAGCAGATGACGCTGAACATCACCTTCGAAGGCGGAAAGTTGACCAAGATTGAGACCGTGACCGCGGGCAACACCCCCGTGATCTTTGCCACGGTTGAAGAGAACCTGTATCCCCGGCTGATCGAAAACCAGAGCCTGGAAACCGACGTGATCACCGGCGCGACCGTTGCTTCCGGTGCTGTGAAGCAGGCAGTTGAAAAGGCAATCGAGATGGCAGGCGGAAGCGTTGCGGACTGGCACAAGCCCGTGGCAAAGTCTGACGCTGTTGTCGAGCTGAACGACTATGACGTGATCGTGGTCGGCCTCGGCGGCGCCGGCATGACGGCTTACCTGTCCGCTGCGGAGAGCGGCGCGACCGTGTTCGGTATTGAAAAGGCTGCCAAGGTTGGCGGCAACTCCACCAATACTTCCGGCCCCATGGCCATCAACCCGCCGTCCCGCGTGGAAGCCAACGGCGGCCAGATTGTTCCTCCGGAAGAACTACTGGCTGACTGGGCTGAGTACACCACCATCGACGGACAGCAGGATGCCAAGCTGGACGTGGTTGAGATGTTCATCAACAACTCCGGCGAAACCCTGGACTGGATGGAAAAGTATTCCTTCCAGTTCGGCGATGAGATGAAAGCCTTCTTCCATCCCGCCGGATGGAAGGTCTGGACTTCCTACGCGGGCAAAGACGGCAAAACCAAGGATGAAGCTTATGTGGAAGCCATGGAAGCCGCCAAGGCCATGAACGAAAAGAACGACTACAAGCTGGAGCTGACCGCGACCGAGCTGCTGGTGGAAGACGGCAAGGTGGCTGGTGTGAAGGCGGTTGCTGCTGACGGCACCACATACCTGGTACACGGCAAGAGCGTGATTCTGGCTACCGGTGGTTTCATTGGCGATGAGGAACTGTCCAACGAATACATCCACGGTGTGTGGAGAACCGAAGCTATGACCCAGTGCGATGGCGCGGGTATCAAGATGGCCCAGAACGCTGTGAACGCGAACCTGTACAACCTGGACGTTGTGCCGGTATCCCACATTGCGCAGGTTTACAACATCGTCCGCAACGATGACCTGACCGCTGACCAGAAGGCCATCCTGACCTCCCTGGCGCTGGATAAGGCCTATCCCGTGGTGGGCGAGGACGGCGTGAAGGTGAACGATAAGATCGGCATGTTCTTCGCGTTTGACGTATGGGCAGCCGGCCCCACCTACTACGTGATCTACTCTGAGAACGAGATGAACGGCTTCAAGGAGAACGGCCTGGCCGCTGCGAACACTCCCATGTTCCTGGCCCAGGGCGGTACTGTGGAAGCCGGCGTGCCGGTGGCTGACCTGGATCAGATCCTGAGCGTGGGCGAAGCTTACGGCGATGTGTTCAAGGCTGACTCCCTGGCGGCCCTGGCTGACCAGCTGGGCCTGGAGAAACTGACCGAGAACGTGGAAGACCAGGGTGGCGCCTACTACGCCATCAAGGGTGCTTCTTACGTATACTCCACCTGCGGCGGCGTGGAAGTAGACACCAACCTGAACGTTGTGGACGTGGACGGCAACCCCGTGTCCGGCCTCTACGCTGTTGGTAATGATTCCCTGGGCGTGCTGCTTGCTTCTGAAAAGGCTTATGTGACCTACGGCGGCGCTGCTGCCGGCTGGGCACTGACCAGCGGACGGCTTGCCGGCGCTTACGCTACTGCGTATGCCAAGGGAGAGTAA
- a CDS encoding tetratricopeptide repeat protein translates to MQAIKCEVCGSSDLIKKDGIFVCRYCGMQYSLPEVQKMLGTVKIDKTEERNNYFILARRFFAGTNYADALKYYDLALREDPQNWEAIYLYAVTSVATQDCNYLYRNLESIINMSKVYLRQIATDTPEENQMVDVNLFIDAHTLFIRKGTELMADYIRNSGADMRKPENYYYAFGYSAIDVYGTLRELFSCFPECIERYEEFLLEMIAARPECFERKARKEILKQLSKKIKKRKRAKI, encoded by the coding sequence ATGCAAGCAATAAAATGTGAAGTGTGCGGGAGCTCGGACCTGATCAAGAAGGACGGGATCTTTGTATGCCGGTACTGCGGAATGCAGTACAGCCTTCCGGAAGTGCAGAAGATGCTGGGCACCGTAAAGATTGATAAAACGGAAGAACGGAACAACTACTTTATCCTGGCCAGGCGCTTCTTTGCCGGGACCAACTATGCGGACGCCCTGAAATACTACGACCTGGCACTCCGGGAGGATCCGCAGAACTGGGAAGCGATCTACCTGTATGCCGTCACCTCGGTGGCAACGCAGGACTGCAACTATCTGTACAGGAACCTGGAAAGCATCATCAACATGTCCAAAGTGTACCTGCGGCAGATTGCGACGGATACCCCGGAAGAAAACCAGATGGTGGATGTGAACCTGTTCATTGACGCTCATACGCTGTTTATCCGCAAGGGAACGGAACTGATGGCGGACTATATTCGGAACAGCGGGGCGGACATGCGGAAACCGGAGAATTATTACTATGCCTTCGGGTACAGCGCAATCGATGTCTACGGCACGCTGCGGGAACTGTTCAGCTGCTTCCCGGAGTGCATTGAGCGATATGAGGAGTTCCTGCTGGAAATGATCGCCGCCAGGCCGGAATGCTTTGAACGGAAAGCCAGGAAGGAAATCCTGAAGCAGTTGTCTAAAAAGATAAAGAAGAGAAAGCGAGCGAAAATATAA